The nucleotide window AACCTAGATTCAACAGGAACAACACACTGCTCAACTATTTGTTTCTGTTTACCTCTAACAACCTCTGGCTGCCAGACATTCAAGGCTACTGAAGCTTGCCTGAAAGAACCAATCACAATCACTAATCAACATGTGCCAAAAAAGttcaaactaattaaaatatataagaatctTAATGAGTTCTCAATACCATTAAAATCTATACTAACAACTCAATTAAATTTAGTgcttttataaattttcctGTATTTGGAAACCATAAGAAAAACCAAATTCAGTTCTCCTTCCTCATTATCCCAAGAACAGTTAGATTCAtccttttaaattttctatttatttatttggaaaaGTGATTCTCCCATGTTCATTTTTGGTCTTTAACTACATTTGCTAATTGCTTTGTAATTACTTCCCAATCTTTGTTTCTACATGTCATTGACCTTCCAAAGAATGCAAAATGTACCACCTCTCGCTGATACTGAGTGCttgaaaacaagaaagaaaaaaaatcaatgaggTTTCTGATCAACATCAAGCAAGGCCTCTGAAAAATTGCACAAATTCATAGGGTTACTGACAAAAGATCAAACTTTGCATCAGTTCACTTAACCTCAACCTGAAGGAAAGCGAACAAAATCATCCCTTTCGATAAAAACATCACTTCTAAAACAAAGATCACTCTACTTGAAGCAAAACTGATAAATTCATAGTTATTCTAATTCtaagaaacaattaaactaaaaaaaaaaaaaattaagaatcaaTTACCTGACCCTGCGTAAGTTGGATAATTCAGCAAAAGTGGCTTTCATTTTGTGAGTCTCATCTCGCAATTTCCGCTCAATTTCCCTAATCTTTCGCAAATTCTCGGCCACTTGACTCTCTTTCCTTAACACAGCCCTTCTATATGCCGCCATTTTCCTCTCCCTATCCTTCTCAAACCTAATTTTGTAAATTGACTTAATCGGCGACGATGACTGTGATGAAGACGGTGAGTTGTCGAAATCAGAGGAGAATATGCGGGACCAGAGTGAGTCCTCACCGGATAATCGGTGAAGGCGTCTACAGGAGATGGAAAGGCAGCAGAGGTCCTTGAAAGTGAAGCTGGCGTTTTGGATTCCGATTTCGAGTATTTTTCTCCAGAGTTCGTCCGGTAGAGCGTCGACCGAcattattatgtaattgtagCAGAACAGATTTGGGTCTTCAGTTATATCATGTCGTCGGGGAGGATAAAGGCCCGTGACATTTCGCCTCCACGACAAGTCGCAGTACAATGGACACTTCCGGAGATTGTATTGggagtaaataatatttttcctcccAATCAAGGATAAGTCTAAAATCATTTTTACATTAATATTTTTCCGcccaaaattaatttcatttaataacattaatattataaaaagaaagtaataattttattatatattaattaaaaaaggccAAGACCATTTCCCACTCAAGCTTAGTTacattttaaaatcacatatgcaagatttaaaaaatccaaaattccacttataacataatttatattagaattttctatcagagataaaaataaaattattattttattaataatattaaaaaaatataaaattcattatatttttctcctaagttttaaaaactaataatttcactct belongs to Mangifera indica cultivar Alphonso chromosome 2, CATAS_Mindica_2.1, whole genome shotgun sequence and includes:
- the LOC123209325 gene encoding F-box protein SKIP24, which encodes MSVDALPDELWRKILEIGIQNASFTFKDLCCLSISCRRLHRLSGEDSLWSRIFSSDFDNSPSSSQSSSPIKSIYKIRFEKDRERKMAAYRRAVLRKESQVAENLRKIREIERKLRDETHKMKATFAELSNLRRVRQASVALNVWQPEVVRGKQKQIVEQCVVPVESRLHSLEMELRLCKQQIAGFDKAYRELKQRLEKGKEELGSMKYHPLREYNSTNSEDNKCDLKRKKLKTYSNCPSN